In Rhodopirellula bahusiensis, a single window of DNA contains:
- a CDS encoding methionyl-tRNA formyltransferase codes for MADSLRYVLMGTGPFAVPSFEAIRQQLDSTGDEIARVFVRPLPPIKSRGGPPPQPVREWAESHGLPVDAPASVNDPETVASLVELNADLLVVCDYGQILKPDALQSARLGGINLHGSLLPAYRGAAPVQRALLSGDRETGVSVIHMTPRLDGGPIVSSRTTPIHDNETSGDLETRLSEIGVDATLEAIALLRTIESLDEHGALGEPQDPAKVSKAPRLSKAEAQIDWSANTRQIDCLVRGMQPWPVAFTHAVVNENKPPLRVAIREVTTSTFDADPANVGRVMEHDGLAIGCGDGQVIIERLQPAGKKEMSGLDFKRGHRLDAGQKLIAQP; via the coding sequence ATGGCTGATTCCCTGCGATACGTCTTGATGGGCACCGGCCCATTTGCGGTGCCATCGTTCGAAGCGATCCGGCAACAACTGGATTCCACCGGCGATGAAATCGCTCGCGTGTTCGTGCGTCCTTTGCCGCCAATCAAGAGCCGCGGCGGACCGCCGCCGCAACCCGTTCGCGAATGGGCCGAATCGCACGGGCTGCCCGTGGACGCCCCGGCCAGTGTCAACGATCCGGAAACCGTTGCCAGCCTCGTCGAACTGAACGCGGACCTGCTGGTCGTGTGCGACTACGGCCAAATCCTCAAACCCGATGCCCTGCAGTCCGCGCGTTTGGGCGGAATTAACCTGCACGGTTCACTGCTGCCCGCCTACCGAGGCGCCGCGCCGGTGCAACGAGCCCTCTTGTCCGGCGATCGCGAAACGGGCGTGTCGGTCATCCACATGACCCCACGGCTCGACGGTGGCCCCATCGTGTCGTCCCGCACCACGCCAATTCACGATAACGAAACTTCCGGCGACCTTGAAACACGCCTGTCAGAAATCGGCGTCGACGCCACGCTGGAAGCCATCGCTTTGCTTCGCACGATCGAGTCTCTCGACGAACACGGTGCACTGGGCGAGCCACAAGATCCAGCCAAAGTCTCCAAGGCTCCGCGACTATCCAAGGCCGAAGCTCAAATCGATTGGTCCGCCAACACCCGCCAAATTGATTGCCTGGTGCGAGGCATGCAACCCTGGCCGGTCGCGTTCACCCACGCGGTCGTTAACGAGAACAAGCCTCCGCTGCGCGTCGCAATTCGCGAAGTCACCACGTCCACCTTCGATGCCGACCCAGCCAACGTCGGCCGAGTGATGGAACATGATGGGCTGGCCATCGGATGCGGTGATGGCCAAGTCATCATCGAGCGTCTCCAACCGGCGGGCAAGAAAGAGATGTCGGGCTTGGATTTCAAGCGAGGCCACCGCCTCGACGCCGGCCAAAAGCTGATCGCACAACCGTAG
- a CDS encoding ABC transporter ATP-binding protein: protein MNQAHGSSITSSKPTAERENAAPREGNQPLLQVADLKVSFKTDEGQVQAVRGISFDVREGETVAIVGESGSGKSVTNLAMMGLIPQPPGQVDSGTALFQGRDLLKMSDRELQSVRGRHVSMIFQDPMTALNPLMTIEQQMTEMTRLHLSLTKKEAAARAVDMLGLVGITSPEKRLRDYPHQFSGGMRQRVMIAMALSCEPELLIADEPTTALDVTIQAQIMDLLADLQERKGTAIVLITHDLGVVAGVADRVMVMYAGRIVEKADVNDLFASPKHPYTLGLLGSLPRFDTDRHEKLLAIPGGPPDMSEPILGCSFSPRCDFVQPVCHREDPTLQLKAEPTGAANLPVVQPHLAACHVEVPT, encoded by the coding sequence ATGAACCAAGCACACGGATCCAGCATCACCTCTTCAAAGCCCACTGCCGAACGCGAGAACGCCGCCCCTCGCGAAGGCAACCAGCCTCTCCTCCAGGTTGCAGATCTCAAGGTCAGCTTCAAAACCGATGAGGGGCAAGTCCAAGCCGTCCGCGGGATATCTTTTGATGTTCGAGAAGGAGAAACTGTAGCCATCGTTGGAGAGTCAGGCAGCGGAAAGAGCGTCACCAACCTGGCGATGATGGGATTGATCCCGCAACCGCCAGGCCAAGTCGATTCCGGAACGGCGCTGTTCCAAGGTCGTGACCTTCTGAAGATGAGTGACCGTGAACTGCAAAGTGTTCGCGGTCGGCACGTCTCGATGATCTTCCAAGATCCGATGACAGCTTTGAATCCTTTGATGACCATCGAGCAGCAAATGACCGAAATGACTCGGTTGCACTTGAGCCTCACGAAGAAAGAAGCGGCCGCGCGCGCGGTGGACATGTTGGGTTTGGTTGGCATCACATCACCTGAGAAACGTCTTCGCGATTACCCACATCAATTCAGTGGCGGGATGCGACAACGCGTGATGATTGCGATGGCGTTGTCCTGCGAACCGGAACTGTTGATCGCGGATGAACCGACCACCGCACTCGACGTGACCATCCAAGCCCAAATCATGGACCTCCTCGCCGATTTGCAAGAACGCAAAGGCACGGCGATTGTCCTGATCACTCACGACTTGGGCGTGGTCGCCGGAGTCGCGGACCGCGTGATGGTGATGTACGCAGGACGCATCGTCGAAAAGGCAGACGTCAACGACTTGTTCGCCTCCCCCAAACATCCATACACGCTTGGCTTGCTCGGTTCACTGCCACGATTTGATACCGATCGTCATGAGAAGCTGCTCGCAATCCCCGGCGGTCCACCCGACATGTCCGAACCCATTCTTGGTTGCTCGTTTTCTCCCCGATGCGACTTTGTTCAACCAGTTTGCCATCGTGAGGATCCTACGCTTCAATTGAAAGCTGAACCAACCGGTGCCGCGAACTTGCCCGTTGTGCAACCTCACCTCGCGGCATGCCACGTGGAGGTCCCAACATGA
- a CDS encoding glycosyltransferase family 2 protein, whose protein sequence is MKSWLTALPVYNEAQYVDEVLENVLQHADQILVVNDGSTDGTSQRLDDWANRLPESVAVVHHPKNRGYGAALQSVFAYAIENGYEGVVTLDCDGQHQPCRIPEFIEAGRHADIVSGSRYLKQFEGDDAPPQERMFINRRITADINRRLGFSLTDAFCGFKAYRTEGLRELKITDDGYAMPLQLWVEAAAAGLHVTELPVPLIYLDLERSFGGSLDHAETRLNYYNQVLDDAVDLACREGRFRKGRGKNDQANSPCGKNSKRAAS, encoded by the coding sequence ATGAAATCTTGGCTGACCGCACTTCCCGTCTACAACGAAGCCCAATACGTCGACGAAGTCCTCGAAAACGTCCTCCAGCACGCCGACCAAATTCTGGTGGTCAATGACGGCAGCACAGACGGAACGTCCCAGCGACTGGATGACTGGGCGAATCGATTGCCGGAATCCGTCGCAGTGGTGCACCACCCGAAAAATCGCGGCTATGGCGCGGCCCTGCAATCTGTTTTCGCGTACGCAATCGAGAACGGTTACGAAGGTGTTGTGACGCTGGACTGCGACGGCCAACATCAACCCTGCCGAATCCCAGAGTTCATCGAGGCCGGACGCCACGCAGACATTGTTTCTGGCAGCCGTTACCTGAAGCAATTCGAAGGCGACGACGCGCCTCCGCAAGAAAGAATGTTCATCAATCGTCGGATCACGGCGGACATCAATCGACGTCTTGGCTTTTCGCTGACGGACGCCTTCTGCGGCTTCAAAGCCTATCGGACCGAGGGGTTGCGAGAGCTGAAGATCACCGATGATGGCTACGCGATGCCGCTGCAATTGTGGGTCGAAGCCGCTGCGGCGGGTCTTCATGTCACCGAATTGCCGGTACCACTGATCTACCTGGACCTCGAGCGCTCCTTCGGCGGGTCGCTGGATCACGCCGAAACTCGGCTGAATTACTACAACCAAGTCTTAGACGATGCGGTCGACCTGGCTTGCCGCGAAGGACGTTTCCGTAAAGGACGCGGCAAGAACGATCAAGCCAATTCGCCTTGCGGCAAAAACTCCAAGCGAGCCGCCAGCTGA
- the rplJ gene encoding 50S ribosomal protein L10 → MSKYVKELVTRDLKRRLEGVEDAVLVNCTGMDANTTNELRGELGQKDIQMMVVKNSLARRATEGTSLFPAFEGTNGQVAVLWGSSDFVSLVKEAVRLDKDKEKFEQFVTTGGVLDGEKLDPEAVNAVSKWPSREEQISMLVGQMLGPGATLSAAMLGPGKTLNSQIKSKGEGDE, encoded by the coding sequence ATGAGTAAATACGTCAAAGAACTGGTGACTCGCGATCTCAAGCGTCGGCTTGAAGGCGTGGAGGATGCCGTGTTGGTCAATTGCACCGGTATGGATGCGAACACGACCAACGAGCTGCGTGGCGAACTGGGCCAAAAAGACATCCAGATGATGGTTGTCAAAAACTCACTCGCCCGACGCGCCACTGAAGGCACGTCTCTCTTCCCCGCGTTCGAAGGAACGAATGGGCAAGTCGCCGTGCTCTGGGGCTCAAGCGACTTCGTCAGTCTGGTAAAGGAAGCCGTCCGACTGGACAAGGACAAAGAGAAGTTCGAACAGTTCGTCACGACGGGCGGCGTTCTGGACGGTGAAAAGCTGGATCCAGAAGCGGTCAATGCGGTCAGCAAATGGCCAAGCCGTGAAGAACAAATTTCCATGTTGGTCGGTCAGATGCTTGGCCCAGGTGCAACACTCAGTGCTGCAATGCTTGGCCCCGGCAAGACCCTCAACAGCCAGATCAAGTCCAAGGGCGAAGGCGACGAATAG
- the rplA gene encoding 50S ribosomal protein L1, protein MGKKSKRYRAALEKQPKEMLPLGKAVEVLKTYDATKFDQTVEIHMRLGVDPNQADQIIRGSLVLPHGIGKTQRVVVFAKGDAAKAAEEAGADEVGQEELAKKIKDGWTDFDVCIAAPDMMGLVGPLGRVLGPRGLMPSPRAGTVTPDVGKVVGEYKAGKVEFRNDKGGNVHAMVGKMSFDANKLEENIASFVDFVSAMKPQSIKGTYIKGVAICATMTPSVRVAT, encoded by the coding sequence ATGGGAAAGAAATCCAAGCGGTATCGCGCCGCCCTCGAAAAACAGCCCAAGGAAATGCTTCCTTTGGGCAAGGCTGTCGAGGTATTGAAAACATACGACGCCACGAAGTTTGACCAAACGGTCGAAATTCACATGCGTTTGGGCGTGGATCCAAACCAGGCCGACCAAATCATCCGTGGCTCACTTGTCTTGCCTCACGGCATTGGCAAGACCCAACGCGTGGTCGTGTTCGCCAAGGGCGACGCTGCCAAAGCGGCTGAAGAAGCCGGTGCGGATGAAGTTGGCCAAGAAGAATTGGCCAAAAAAATCAAAGATGGCTGGACGGACTTCGACGTCTGCATCGCCGCCCCCGACATGATGGGATTGGTTGGACCTTTGGGCCGAGTACTCGGTCCTCGTGGTTTGATGCCGAGCCCGCGTGCTGGAACCGTGACACCTGACGTCGGTAAAGTCGTCGGTGAGTACAAGGCCGGTAAGGTTGAGTTTCGAAACGACAAGGGTGGCAACGTCCACGCGATGGTCGGCAAGATGAGCTTCGATGCGAACAAGCTCGAAGAAAACATCGCGTCGTTCGTCGACTTTGTGTCGGCAATGAAGCCTCAGTCCATCAAAGGCACGTACATCAAAGGCGTGGCGATCTGTGCGACGATGACACCTAGTGTTCGCGTCGCCACCTAG
- the rplL gene encoding 50S ribosomal protein L7/L12, which yields MSDEATAVAEFSAEAKELGDKIANMTLKQAKELSDYLKDEHGIEPAAGGGAVMMAGPGGDAGGAAEVEQTEFDVVLTGFGEKKLNVVKVVKNITGASLMDAKKMVEGCPATLKEAVSKEDAEKVKAEIEEAGGSVELK from the coding sequence ATGTCCGATGAAGCAACCGCTGTCGCAGAATTCAGCGCAGAAGCAAAAGAACTGGGCGACAAAATCGCCAACATGACCCTGAAGCAAGCCAAAGAATTGAGCGACTACCTCAAGGATGAGCATGGCATTGAGCCTGCCGCCGGCGGTGGCGCTGTGATGATGGCTGGCCCTGGCGGAGACGCTGGTGGTGCTGCTGAAGTGGAGCAAACCGAATTCGACGTTGTCTTGACCGGTTTCGGCGAGAAGAAGCTGAACGTCGTCAAGGTCGTCAAGAACATCACTGGCGCATCTTTGATGGACGCCAAGAAGATGGTCGAAGGCTGCCCAGCAACTCTGAAAGAAGCCGTCTCGAAAGAAGACGCCGAAAAGGTCAAAGCCGAAATCGAAGAAGCTGGCGGCTCGGTCGAACTCAAGTAG
- a CDS encoding ABC transporter permease: protein MNLPDSGKNEEALTKLLEESRKIRGVSLWKDAWRRLCRNRPAMFSLIFLIGLGLVAFLTPMLPLQSPLDKDLNNRRFLAPSLESITMGSRDGLKFADGKLTSQLALFEAEIAEEAAAAMAIKDLTERAKQLDSIQDRIRVEHPFNQLWNQLGGVSFKMVQIRVAIFGDYAVPSIFGTDKLGRDLLARVFWGARVSLVVGLVATLVSLMIGVSYGAIAGYFGGWVDAAMMRIVDMLYSIPFIFVVIYLVTFLGEESVKAWLESYGIDQIMIFYIIIGAIYWLTMSRVVRGQVLSLRQEQFVESARTIGASPMRIVFRHLVPNVLGIVIVYLTLTIPAVMLFEAFLSFLGLGVAPPDVSWGLLLNDGVEALSSVKLFWWVVIFPGAALATTLFALNFLGDGLRDALDPKMKNR from the coding sequence ATGAACCTTCCCGATTCAGGCAAGAACGAAGAAGCACTCACGAAGTTGCTGGAGGAATCCCGCAAGATTCGTGGCGTCTCGCTTTGGAAAGACGCGTGGCGTCGATTGTGCCGCAACCGCCCCGCCATGTTCTCGCTGATCTTCCTGATCGGCTTGGGGCTGGTCGCTTTCCTCACCCCGATGCTGCCGCTGCAGAGCCCGCTGGACAAAGACCTCAACAACCGCCGATTCCTCGCCCCCTCACTCGAATCCATCACCATGGGTTCACGCGATGGACTGAAGTTCGCCGACGGTAAACTGACCAGCCAACTGGCTCTCTTCGAAGCTGAGATTGCCGAAGAAGCCGCAGCGGCAATGGCGATCAAAGACCTGACAGAACGAGCCAAACAACTCGATTCAATCCAGGACCGAATCCGCGTCGAGCATCCCTTCAACCAACTGTGGAACCAGCTCGGCGGCGTCTCTTTCAAGATGGTCCAAATTCGCGTCGCAATTTTTGGCGACTACGCGGTGCCTTCGATCTTTGGAACCGACAAACTCGGCCGCGATCTTCTCGCGAGAGTGTTCTGGGGCGCTCGCGTTTCTCTGGTGGTCGGATTGGTGGCAACGCTGGTCAGTTTGATGATCGGTGTCAGCTACGGTGCGATCGCGGGTTACTTCGGCGGCTGGGTCGACGCGGCAATGATGCGGATCGTCGACATGCTGTATTCGATTCCATTCATCTTCGTGGTGATTTATCTGGTCACGTTCCTCGGCGAAGAGAGCGTGAAGGCGTGGCTGGAAAGCTATGGCATCGACCAAATCATGATCTTCTACATCATCATCGGCGCGATCTATTGGCTGACGATGTCACGCGTCGTTCGCGGCCAAGTGCTGTCGCTTCGCCAAGAACAATTTGTCGAATCCGCACGCACGATTGGTGCCTCGCCCATGCGAATTGTGTTTCGACATTTGGTGCCCAACGTGCTTGGAATTGTGATTGTCTATCTGACGCTGACCATCCCTGCCGTGATGCTGTTCGAAGCCTTCCTGTCATTCTTGGGTTTGGGCGTCGCCCCACCAGATGTGTCGTGGGGACTGCTTCTCAACGATGGCGTGGAAGCCCTTTCGAGCGTCAAACTTTTTTGGTGGGTGGTAATTTTCCCAGGTGCCGCTTTGGCCACGACTTTGTTCGCTTTGAACTTCTTGGGTGACGGTTTGCGTGACGCGTTGGACCCAAAGATGAAAAACCGATGA
- a CDS encoding sugar phosphate isomerase/epimerase family protein, with the protein MLPRRHFLQSLAATTAVAGIAGSRMLAHAHEGHDHDHAPFKISLAEWSLHRTLRDESVGITNLDFPKVSKEQFGIDAIEYVNQFFKDKARDEKYLTDLKGRCSDNGVKSLLIMVDGEGRLGDPDEAARAKAVENHHQWVDAAKFLGCHSIRVNAASGGSYLEQIGYAADGLSQLSEYAAKQDINVIVENHGGLSSNGAWLAVVMERVGMDNCGTLPDFGNFFISRGKNANEFDRYHGVQALMPYAKAVSAKTHDFDEEGNETHTDYLKMMKIVTEFGYNGYVGIEYEGGGLSEADGIKASKKLLERVRDELAKA; encoded by the coding sequence ATGTTGCCACGTCGTCATTTTTTGCAGTCACTCGCCGCTACCACCGCCGTCGCTGGAATCGCGGGCTCGCGAATGTTGGCTCATGCCCACGAAGGTCATGACCACGATCACGCTCCATTCAAAATTTCGTTGGCTGAATGGTCGCTGCACCGCACGCTTCGCGATGAGTCGGTTGGAATCACTAACTTGGATTTTCCAAAGGTTTCCAAAGAGCAGTTTGGGATCGATGCGATTGAGTACGTCAATCAATTCTTTAAGGACAAAGCTCGCGACGAGAAGTATCTGACGGACCTGAAAGGACGATGCAGCGACAACGGCGTGAAGAGTTTGCTGATCATGGTCGACGGCGAAGGCCGCTTGGGCGATCCAGACGAAGCGGCTCGTGCGAAAGCCGTCGAGAACCATCATCAATGGGTCGATGCGGCGAAGTTCCTCGGTTGCCATTCCATTCGTGTGAATGCTGCTAGCGGCGGATCGTACCTCGAGCAAATTGGTTATGCCGCTGATGGTTTGAGCCAACTCAGCGAGTACGCCGCGAAGCAAGACATCAACGTGATCGTTGAAAACCACGGCGGCTTGAGCAGCAACGGTGCTTGGTTGGCAGTTGTGATGGAACGCGTTGGCATGGACAACTGCGGCACTCTGCCTGACTTCGGCAACTTCTTCATCTCGCGTGGCAAGAATGCGAACGAGTTCGATCGCTATCACGGCGTGCAGGCTTTGATGCCGTACGCAAAAGCGGTCAGTGCGAAGACGCATGACTTCGACGAAGAAGGCAATGAGACGCACACCGACTACTTGAAGATGATGAAGATCGTCACCGAGTTCGGATACAACGGCTACGTTGGCATCGAATATGAAGGTGGTGGTCTGAGCGAAGCCGATGGCATCAAAGCCAGCAAGAAATTGCTCGAACGCGTCCGCGACGAATTGGCGAAGGCCTGA
- the def gene encoding peptide deformylase has product MPLSIIHFPHPTLRHVSRPIVRVDAKLKSMADEMLDLMYEFDGVGLAANQVDLPIRMFVANPTGKRDEGESWVILNPEIDRPKGNDTAQEGCLSVPGMYGQVKRPKTVRLRGFDLQGNEINQVLDGFMARVVQHEVDHLDGIMFFDRIGEEGLRDLEGHLEEFKTDYESKQGTGSIADVNTLAKQRAEWEAMYTGGTTSNG; this is encoded by the coding sequence ATGCCGTTGTCGATCATCCATTTCCCGCATCCGACACTCCGACACGTCAGTCGCCCCATCGTGCGAGTGGATGCCAAACTGAAGTCGATGGCAGACGAGATGCTCGACTTGATGTACGAGTTCGATGGTGTCGGGCTCGCCGCCAACCAAGTCGACTTGCCCATCCGCATGTTCGTGGCCAACCCAACTGGAAAGCGTGACGAAGGTGAATCGTGGGTCATCCTGAACCCTGAGATCGATCGCCCCAAGGGCAACGACACCGCTCAAGAAGGCTGCCTCAGCGTTCCGGGAATGTACGGCCAAGTCAAACGCCCCAAGACCGTTCGTCTTCGCGGATTTGACTTGCAAGGCAACGAAATCAACCAGGTCCTCGATGGATTCATGGCTCGAGTCGTCCAGCACGAAGTCGACCACCTCGATGGCATCATGTTCTTTGACCGCATCGGCGAAGAAGGTCTTCGCGACCTCGAAGGACACCTCGAAGAGTTCAAAACCGACTACGAATCCAAGCAAGGCACCGGATCGATTGCCGACGTAAACACCCTGGCAAAACAACGAGCCGAATGGGAAGCCATGTACACCGGCGGGACCACCTCGAATGGCTGA
- the ffh gene encoding signal recognition particle protein — protein MFDSLSDGLQSAFKSLSGKGKLTEGNMRDGLKIVEQSLLEADVSYSVVQDFMGHVSEKALGKRVLLSLRPQEELVRIVYDELVETLGPVDSALNLKADGPTVIMLCGLQGSGKTTTCGKLTKLLQEQDITPLLVAADLQRPAAIEQLKVIGSQLGVPVHAETDHKDPVKVCQAGVEMARRDGNRVVILDTAGRLAIDAELMAELKKIDRKVGPDQVYLVVDGMTGQDAVNSAGAFNDALELDGVVMTKLDGDARGGALLSVKEVTGVPIKFMGTGEHFDALEPFRPEGMASRILQMGDMVAAAREAHRIVDEEEREELEAKMASGEFSLDDFKNMMQKVAQPGLMGRMMGLMPGMGQFKEAMESEAAGGQLRQIIGAINSMTPAERKNPKLIDATRRTRIAKGAGVQSPVITQLIKQFDVMKPMMQAMSGKGSGDRMAMMRQIQANAMSGDPRMGGLKTKQSTGKRLSPAEKAQQRKEREKLKRKLKRKKR, from the coding sequence GTGTTCGATTCCCTCTCCGACGGTCTGCAATCCGCTTTCAAAAGCTTGTCTGGTAAAGGCAAACTGACCGAAGGCAATATGCGCGATGGCCTGAAGATCGTGGAACAATCGCTACTCGAAGCTGACGTCAGCTACAGCGTCGTCCAGGACTTCATGGGGCATGTTTCCGAAAAAGCCCTCGGAAAACGCGTTCTTTTGTCGCTTCGGCCACAAGAAGAACTGGTTCGGATTGTCTACGACGAGCTGGTGGAAACGCTCGGCCCAGTCGACTCCGCACTGAACCTGAAAGCCGATGGCCCGACCGTCATCATGCTATGCGGGTTGCAAGGAAGCGGAAAAACGACCACCTGCGGCAAGCTCACGAAACTGCTGCAAGAACAAGACATCACGCCACTTTTGGTCGCGGCTGACTTGCAGCGTCCCGCCGCCATCGAGCAACTCAAAGTCATCGGTTCGCAGCTCGGCGTTCCCGTCCACGCGGAAACCGACCACAAAGACCCGGTGAAGGTCTGCCAAGCTGGCGTCGAAATGGCCCGCCGCGATGGCAATCGCGTTGTGATCTTGGACACCGCCGGACGTTTGGCGATCGACGCTGAACTGATGGCCGAGCTGAAAAAGATCGACCGAAAAGTCGGCCCCGACCAGGTTTACCTCGTCGTCGACGGAATGACCGGGCAAGACGCAGTCAACAGTGCTGGTGCGTTCAACGACGCGTTGGAACTCGACGGCGTCGTGATGACAAAACTCGACGGTGACGCTCGCGGCGGAGCATTGCTGTCGGTCAAAGAAGTCACCGGCGTCCCGATCAAATTCATGGGCACGGGCGAGCACTTTGATGCTCTTGAACCCTTCCGCCCCGAAGGCATGGCCAGCCGCATTTTGCAGATGGGCGACATGGTCGCCGCGGCTCGCGAAGCCCACCGAATCGTCGATGAAGAAGAACGAGAAGAGCTGGAGGCCAAAATGGCCAGCGGCGAGTTCTCGCTCGACGACTTCAAAAACATGATGCAAAAAGTCGCCCAACCGGGGCTGATGGGACGCATGATGGGCCTGATGCCTGGCATGGGCCAATTCAAAGAAGCGATGGAGTCGGAAGCGGCCGGCGGCCAACTCCGACAAATCATCGGGGCGATCAACTCGATGACCCCCGCCGAACGCAAAAACCCAAAGCTGATCGATGCGACCCGTCGCACCCGAATCGCCAAGGGAGCTGGCGTTCAATCGCCAGTCATCACGCAATTGATCAAACAATTCGACGTGATGAAGCCGATGATGCAAGCCATGTCCGGGAAGGGCAGCGGCGATCGGATGGCGATGATGCGTCAAATCCAAGCCAACGCGATGTCGGGCGACCCCCGCATGGGCGGCTTGAAAACAAAACAGAGCACGGGAAAACGACTTTCCCCGGCCGAGAAAGCCCAGCAA
- a CDS encoding ABC transporter ATP-binding protein, translated as MNAAQTTHTSTEGSASTTAEPPLLRVSDLKVHFPFRRGSLFNPEQGLIRAVDGVSFDIAKGETLGLVGESGCGKSTTARAIINLVHPTSGDVLVDGKSIAGLSDKEMLPYRRRVQMVFQDPFASLNPRMTVGGIIGEPLTVHKLASGKDRQLEVLRLMELVGLNPRFLNRYPHEFSGGQRQRIGIARALAVQPDLILCDEPVSALDVSIQAQIINLMMDLQQRLGVAYLFIAHDLAVVRHIATRVGVMYLGRIAEMGSAEELYADPKHPYTEALLSAVPVPDPTIAAERRRIVLQGEVPSPDKFYPGCSFADRCPIAVDRCRTDRPALPDRPHAAACWERDDPPEV; from the coding sequence ATGAACGCGGCCCAAACCACCCACACTTCGACGGAAGGATCAGCCAGCACAACCGCGGAGCCACCGCTGTTGCGGGTTAGCGACCTGAAGGTTCACTTCCCCTTTCGACGCGGATCGCTGTTCAATCCTGAACAAGGATTGATCCGCGCCGTTGACGGCGTGTCGTTCGACATCGCAAAAGGCGAAACGCTGGGTCTGGTTGGCGAGTCCGGGTGCGGGAAATCGACCACCGCTCGAGCGATCATCAATTTGGTCCATCCAACATCGGGCGACGTCCTGGTCGATGGCAAATCGATCGCGGGACTGTCCGACAAAGAGATGTTGCCATATCGACGCCGCGTTCAAATGGTTTTCCAAGATCCCTTTGCGAGCCTGAATCCACGGATGACGGTTGGCGGCATCATCGGCGAACCCTTGACGGTTCACAAACTCGCGTCCGGCAAAGACCGTCAACTCGAAGTGTTGCGACTGATGGAATTGGTGGGCCTGAACCCTCGATTCCTGAATCGTTACCCGCATGAATTCAGCGGTGGCCAACGACAACGCATCGGCATCGCTCGTGCCTTGGCCGTGCAACCGGATTTGATCCTTTGTGACGAACCGGTCTCCGCACTGGATGTTTCAATTCAAGCACAAATCATCAACCTGATGATGGATTTGCAGCAACGCCTCGGTGTGGCGTACCTGTTCATCGCTCACGACTTGGCTGTCGTCCGCCACATTGCAACTCGGGTCGGAGTGATGTACCTCGGCCGAATCGCAGAAATGGGCTCCGCCGAAGAACTCTACGCCGATCCGAAACACCCTTATACAGAAGCCCTCCTGTCCGCGGTTCCGGTCCCCGATCCGACCATCGCGGCCGAACGTCGACGAATCGTGTTGCAGGGCGAAGTCCCCTCGCCGGACAAGTTCTACCCCGGCTGCTCCTTCGCCGACCGCTGCCCAATCGCGGTCGACCGATGCCGAACCGATCGGCCCGCATTGCCGGACCGACCGCACGCTGCGGCTTGTTGGGAGCGTGATGATCCGCCGGAAGTTTGA